A stretch of the Macaca mulatta isolate MMU2019108-1 chromosome 14, T2T-MMU8v2.0, whole genome shotgun sequence genome encodes the following:
- the SCGB1A1 gene encoding uteroglobin, protein MKLAVTLPLVTLALYCSSASAEICPNFLRVIESLFLDTPSSFEAAMGFFSPDQDMSEAGAQLKKLVDTLPAKARDSIIKLMEKIDKSLLCN, encoded by the exons ATGAAACTTGCTGTCACCCTCCCCCTGGTCACGCTGGCTCTCTACTGCAGCTCCG CTTCCGCAGAGATCTGCCCGAACTTTCTGCGTGTCATTGAATCCCTGTTCCTGGACACACCCTCCAGTTTTGAGGCTGCCATGGGATTTTTCAGCCCTGATCAAGACATGAGTGAGGCAGGGGCTCAGCTGAAGAAGCTGGTGGACACCCTCCCCGCAAAGGCCAGAGACAGCATCATTAAGCTCATG gaaaaaatagacaaaagctTACTGTGTAATTAG